The following nucleotide sequence is from Halobacillus mangrovi.
TGCAGTAGCTGAAAACGTGATGAATGAAATGCTGCAAATGAAGAAAATTGATCTAGACGTTTTGGAACAAGTAAAGGATAGGATGAATCATTGATTTATAGTTTTCATAATAAAAACTTAGGCCCTACAAACAGAAACGTCACTCTTATCTGGAGAGTGACGTTTCTGTTTGTGGGGTGTGTTTCGTTAGATAAGCAGAATAGGGTTCATTATCCTACTTCTCATTAGTAAAAAGTGGTACGATAACAGGAAGAATGGCTTATTTAAGTACATAAGTTTTTGTAAGGGAATTTTATTTTAGAGGGGGTTATTTGGTGAAGGAGATACTACTAGATTACGGAACGAGGGAAATTCAGTGGGGGTGGCTGATCTTATCCATAGTGATCTTGCTAGCAGGGATTGGGCTATCCATTTCTATTACTAAGGGAGCACTAAAGCTGCCAAAAAACAAACTAGACGCTCTACGTTATGCCTCGTGGGGGCTAGTCTTAGCAGGTGGGATTGTTGGAGTCCTATCCCTATTAAACTCAGAGTTAAATAATAATCAAAAGAATCAGGCGATCAACAACTGGAAAAGTGAACGTGGGTATTATGTAGAAAATTACGGAAAAATAGAAGAATTACGTAATGAAACGATTCGTGTAAAAACGATCAATGGAGAGATCGTAGAGAAGGATATTGATAAGGTCATCAGTGGATGTGACTTTGAAGTGTATGCGGAACTGACGAATGGAGACGTATGGGTTTGTACACCGTAAAAGGTTCGGCAGAGAGTTAGAGAATGAGTTGCCCGACGACAAATAGGACAAGTAAAATCCCAATGCCCAGTGCACTAACTCCATAAAGCTGACCTTCTGTTAATTCTCTTCCATTTATACTTCTCCAACTAGGGTAAAAGAATCCGATGACTGGAGCAGCAATAAACCCAATCGTCATCAAAACAACAGCTAGAACTTCCATGCAATCACTCCTCTATGTACTAATTAGTAACCTTTTCATTACCGTTACAAACACTTGGGGACATGTTAAAGGGAGTTTACTAAAGATTTAGAGGCCCTACAGAGACTGAATGCAAAGGATACACATACAAAAAGCGGACATCCACAATGGGGATGCCCGCTTTTTTCCTATTACTACCTGCTTAAATAATTGAGCGCGATAGCGGCTGTGTCGTCCGCTTCCTTCTGAAGACGTACAATGGCCTCTGACTTTGCATACGTATCGGTGAGCGCACGCTCCATGGTATCGACAAGATCCTGTTCGGTCCAAGCGTCATCCGATACATGGCCCGCTACAGGCTGGTCGCAAATCTTCGCAAACGAATCGATTTTCGGATCATAAGATAACGCGACAAAAGGAATGTGTCCAATGGCAGCAAAGATTAGCGAATGCAGCCTCATCCCAACCAGCAGCTCTGACTTCTTAACGATGGCAATCTTTTCTTCGATCGGGACATATTGCGGGGCGATATGAGCTTTTTCGGTCATAAGCTCTGTCACCTCTAAGGAAGTTTGCTCGTCATATTCTCCGTGCATCGGAACGAATACGATATCGTACCCCGATTTGGCGAACGCATCAAGTGCCAGGGCAATTTTCTCTTTATAATCCACAGAAGTTGGCCAGTCTCTTACACTGACCGTAATAAAGTGAGACAACTTTTTCTCTTCAAGCCAAAAACTCATTAACGTATTGGTCTCTAATGCCATAACGGGGTCAGGGACAAGTTCCATAGAGTTACGAACACCGATCTCCTTCAGCAATCCCATCGATTCTTCATCTCGTACCGTAATCTGTACATTTTTATTCAGGGCCCCTTTAACG
It contains:
- the csaB gene encoding polysaccharide pyruvyl transferase CsaB, producing MSPLHVVLSGYFGFHNTGDEAILLSMIKSLRKEDPDIRITVLSNDPIHTSETYEVEAADRWNLKQIHLLLSQADGLISGGGSLLQDATGIKSIIYYTGVIRIAKLWRKPVFVYAQGMGPINSFLGKKLVKGALNKNVQITVRDEESMGLLKEIGVRNSMELVPDPVMALETNTLMSFWLEEKKLSHFITVSVRDWPTSVDYKEKIALALDAFAKSGYDIVFVPMHGEYDEQTSLEVTELMTEKAHIAPQYVPIEEKIAIVKKSELLVGMRLHSLIFAAIGHIPFVALSYDPKIDSFAKICDQPVAGHVSDDAWTEQDLVDTMERALTDTYAKSEAIVRLQKEADDTAAIALNYLSR